One stretch of Psilocybe cubensis strain MGC-MH-2018 chromosome 6, whole genome shotgun sequence DNA includes these proteins:
- a CDS encoding 4-coumarate--CoA ligase-like 1 translates to MERYPIEGIELPYIPDDVTIPQFMFETNHPMRPGRRNGVPWLIHDKTGKTFTEGELRFRTDSLARGLKSRFGLDYPVAIWAVLKLGGIISGANPDFLSSELLYQFHETKASLMIVHPDSLDVALEVAKQAGLPSDRIILFSANDGTEKPSEGHETVDSLVELGLRSNLAFTERTFAPGEAKTKLAFLSFSSGTTGRPKVAAHNKLNQNYCDWKDQRYRPGDVASADMYGLAMNLHYTLFFGMSLVVFPTFNFIEFLKSIERHRITHLMLVPPQVVLLCKHPAVKDYNLRRYIRVIMCGAAPLSHELNQRLFEMFPDAQIGQGHGTTETATITTLWPTTQKRGVAGSSGQLIPGMVARVVKSDGSLAGFDEAGELVIKTPSVALGYLNNHEATKETFVDGWVRTGDLVKIGEDGEMMVIDRLKVKGFQVAPAELEGCILDHPDVSGTCVVGVPDDYSGEIPLAFVTLTVDAANRAKMSKTAADEIKASIIKHVKTHKTQYKHLAGGVEFVSSIPTTPSGKLLRRVLREQARELRKVKSKL, encoded by the exons ATGGAACGGTATCCAATTGAAGGAATAGAACTGCCCTACATTCCTGACGATGTCACGATCCCTCAATTTATGTTTGAGACTAATCATCCAATGCGTCCGGGCAGACGAAATGGTGTTCCTTGGCTAATTCACGATAAAACTGGGAAGACTTTCACGGAAGGGGAG TTGCGGTTTAGAACGGATTCACTTGCGCGTGGGTTGAAATCCAGGTTTGGTCTAG ATTATCCTGTTGCGATTTGGGCGGTACTGAAGCTTGGAGGGATTATATC AGGAGCAAATCCTGATTTCCTGAGCAGCGAATTGCTGTATCAATTTCATGAAACAAAGGCATCTCTCATGATTGTTCATCCCGACTCCCTGGATGTTGCACTCGAGGTTGCAAAGCAAGCCGGGTTGCCTTCAGACCGAATAATCTTGTTCAGTGCGAATGATGGCACTGAAAAGCCCTCCGAGGGTCACGAAACAGTCGATAGCCTTGTTGAACTGGGTTTAAGAAGTAACCTCgcattcacggaacgaacCTTTGCTCCTGGAGAAGCCAAAACCAAACTTgcatttctctctttttcatcCGGTACAACAGGCCGCCCAAAG GTGGCTGCTCATAATAAACTCAATCAAAATTATTGTGATTGGAAGGACCAACGATACAGACCTGGAGATGTGGCTAGTGCAG ATATGTATGGCCTTGCCATGAAC CTTCATTATACATTGTTTTTTGGG ATGTCTTTGGTCGTGTTTCCGACATTTAACTTCATCGAGTTCCTCAAAAGCATCGAGCGCCATCGAATTACTCACCTTAT GCTTGTACCTCCTCAAGTGGTCTTATTATGCAAG CATCCTGCCGTCAAGGATTACAACCTTCGCAGGTATATTCGAGTGATAATGTGCGGAGCAGCTCCCCTCTCTCATGAGCTGAATCAACGACTCTTCGAAATGTTCCCTGATGCCCAAATCGGTCAAGGACATG GAACGACCGAAACCGCAACAATCACCACTTTGTGGCCCACCACGCAGAAAAGAGGAGTCGCTGGAA GCAGTGGTCAACTTATCCCTGGAATGGTGGCCCGGGTAGTCAAAAGCGATGGGTCTTTGGCCGGTTTCGACGAAGCTGGTGAATTGGTCATAAAAACTCCTTCAGTTGCATTGGGGTACCTAAACAACCATGAAGC AACAAAAGAAACGTTTGTCGATGG TTGGGTAAGGACAGGTGATTTGGTAAAAATCGGAGAAGACGGAGAGATGATGGTGATTGATCGGTTGAAG GTGAAAGGATTTCAGGTTGCTCCAGCGGAACTCGAAGGATGTATTTTGGATCATCCCGACGTGTCTGGTACCTGCGTTGTTGGGGTTCCAGATGATTACA GCGGAGAGATTCCACTTGCATTTGTTACGTTGACAGTAGACGCCGCGAATAGAGCGAAAATGAGCAAGACAGCTGCAGATGAAATCAAGGCATCTATCATTAAG CACGTCAAAACCCACAAAACACAATATAAGCATTTGGCAGGCGGCGTGGAATTTGTCTCAAGCATTCCGACCACCCCGAGCGGAAAGTTACTTCGACGTGTTTTGCGTGAACAAGCAAGGGAGCTCCGGAAGGTCAAGTCCAAGCTGTAG
- a CDS encoding Guanine deaminase, whose protein sequence is MQWLDTYALKAEARMDDDPALARKVYTRLAQRLIENGTGTSLLFGTIKEETNLILAECMQSAGCRAFVGKLSMDIDITSPDSKTITYVEPSASASLGAAQSFINHCHGLVSHLHESQRLVEPVLTPRFVPTCTDELLKGLGEISRTEGVKIQSHLAEAKDQVEWVRAERGIEDIDVFDKHNLLTPRTVQAHCTFLTAPDFARISESGTAIAHCPLSNAYFSAKPFPLREALDAQVTVGLGTDVAGGYSLDMMSSMRHAVAVSRMREGDRVMKSDGNANVDSRNFVIDWKESLYLATRGGSLALGLQGFFRVGGPFDAQEIRIYDPVSGSGIGPLDYFDLESQFSDQRSGPSSSLLTVEEIEKWWCIGDLRNRGAVWIQGKKVRST, encoded by the exons ATGCAATGGCTCGATACGTATGCGCTCAAGGCGGAGGCGCGCATGGATGACGATCCCGCCCTGGCGCGCAAAGTTTACACACGCCTTGCTCAGCGTTTGATCGAAAATGGAACTGGCACCTCTCTCCTTTTTGGAACTATCAAAGAGGAAACCAA TTTGATCCTTGCGGAATGCATGCAATCTGCCGGGTGTCGCGCCTTCGTCGGCAAGCTTTCGATGGATATTGATATTACCTCTCCCGACTCGAAAACAATCACGTATGTCGAGCCATCAGCATCAGCCTCTCTCGGCGCCGCTCAGTCGTTTATCAACCATTGCCATGGGCTTGTATCACATCTTCACGAGTCGCAGCGGCTGGTGGAGCCAGTGCTTACCCCGCGCTTTGTCCCGACATGCACCGACGAGTTGCTAAAGGGGCTAGGGGAAATATCACGCACAGAGGGAGTTAAAATTCAAAGCCATCTGGCGGAAGCGAAAGATCAAGTTGAATGGGTGCGCGCAGAACGTGGGATAGAGGACATCGACGTATTCGACAAG CACAATCTACTCACACCGAGAACGGTGCAAGCTCACTGTACTTTCCTTACCGCACCGGATTTTGCTCGAATCTCCGAGAGTGGAACAGCGATTGCGCACTGTCCATTGTCGAATGCATATTTTTCTGCAAAGCCCTTTCCACTACGAGAGGCACTAGATGCACAGGTAACAGTCGGGCTTGGAACTGATGTGGCTGGCGGATATAGCCTAGACATGATGAGCTCAATGCGACATGCTGTTGCTGTCTCACGAATGCGTGAAGGCGACCGCGTCATGAAATCTGACGGCAATGCGAACGTTGATTCACGGAATTTCGTGATTGATTGGAAGGAATCTCTATATCTTGCGACCAGAGGCGGTTCTCTTGCACTAGGTCTCCAGGGATTCTTCCGCGTCGGAGGTCCGTTTGATGCTCAAGAAA TTCGAATATACGATCCTGTCTCGGGAAGTGGAATTGGCCCTCTTGATTATTTTGATCTGGAGAGTCAATTTAGCGATCAGCGATCAGGTCCATCTAGCTCGCTGTTAACAGtcgaagaaattgaaaaatGGTGGTGCATTGGGGACTTAAGAAACCGCGGGGCGGTCTGGATACAGGGAAAGAAGGTGCGGTCGACATGA
- a CDS encoding putative transcriptional regulatory protein C1F7.11c, which produces MYVPLSIGSLFSDLRHPQLILLPPRAPSEFHAPMAPTVATLDFEHSQSPRPLKRARKSSTVAHNPSTEPEEHHFINNAPLDHIFIADGIASKKAGGKKAPLSCCECRRATVASLVLHARKEDAQKFARMVRCYVPLNYYDIDCVLGVLVSGKGTRFILANTEQLHSKIQEMSDRIRSLEDGLQALHSERSPEPDQPHPLLLPELLGIKSTMGLYSGTQAHSSSDPAAQANSNSGKSPRHMEVDRRPMERGSSEDTITAPDHLHAPQHQTVKEDHSEAYYAAEIARLSHNFPLSDTISPEPNLGLREFIRSNLPPREEADHLWEQARQNALWQYNPHPSSTFYPNLAYHCYSSPTENLSPRRLSLLLMILAVGCLVDIPNREPDHPDAEKYHQLARASLCEIPVMEETNVETITALFYEIWYLLVFSDKKKAAGYAWGLMGLTAKLAQSIGLHRGSGKSKVIPEEVEIRRSLFWELLYLDARLSLSLGRPPSLTFSHTDCPPPSYTPDDDCNPTESLHYYQQWKHSCYSNCLEPVLDAISKPSQALNYDTVLDLDKRIRDFSIPPLLRNKDILSRSIVMQRASLSTALEAVLLQLHRQFFTRALSGPEVAFNRRHQYAPSVVAVFLSASRMIANVHDLYTREPLLTARILGYWSNAFSAAVALCLLVSRAPFTCLSPAALQELERARILFRAAKDTCPRALQVLPMLEKMIDKARYIFDQWSTGQELPTIVLRHITDDTTDHPDSANGMQNHNGTIELSHANKYARPNQYAPATVSQPQSDSFVKSHQSLTQCIVEVHQRAKALFPLRKPCQCSVNTQSCPPSHSWSPVPNIGSQTSPVLPPETVPITVNTPRLSPAPGPFSASLTSKLDMSPPGFPAQRQPISRHHVHYPPQGTGEGLYSSTVLPSGGPSIPPIPMTLSPTSKMAVVDTLNFELGALQSSSDQNWMAFF; this is translated from the exons ATGTACGTGCCTTTGTCTATAGGAAGCCTCTTTTCTGATCTCCGTCACCCACAGCTTATCCTCCTGCCACCTAGGGCCCCTTCCGAATTCCACGCACCCATGGCTCCCACTGTGGCGACCCTCGACTTTGAGCATAGTCAATCGCCCCGACCTCTCAAACGAGCTCGAAAGTCTAGTACGGTCGCTCACAACCCGTCTACGGAACCCGAGGAGCACCATTTTATCAACAATGCGCCCCTTGATCACATTTTCATCGCTGACGGGATAGCctccaagaaagctggcgGTAAAAAG GCGCCTTTATCATGCTGCGAATGCCGTCG TGCGACCGTAGCTTCCCTTGTGCTTCATGCAAG AAAAGAGGATGCGCAGAAATTTGCCCGGATGGTTCGCTGTTATGTCCCATTAAATTATTACGATATTGATTGCGTTTTAGGTGTGCTTGTCTCAGGGAAAGGGACACGATTTATCTTGGCCAACACTGAGCAGCTGCATAGCAAAATACAGGAAATGAGTGACCGAATTCGTAGTTTAGAGGATGGCCTGCAGGCTTTGCACAGCGAGCGCTCACCCGAGCCAGATCAGCCTCACCCTCTACTGCTGCCTGAACTGCTGGGGATCAAGAGCACGATGGGGTTGTACAGCGGCACGCAAGCGCATTCCTCTTCGGATCCTGCGGCACAGGCTAACTCCAACAGTGGCAAGTCACCACGACACATGGAGGTAGATCGACGTCCTATGGAACGGGGATCCAGCGAGGACACGATCACTGCTCCAGATCACTTACATGCACCCCAA CATCAGACCGTGAAGGAGGATCACTCTGAGGCATACTATGCTGCTGAGATTGCACGTCTCAGTCACAACTTCCCTCTATCGGACACGATTTCTCCAGAACCGAACCTCGGACTCAGGGAATTTATTCGTTCAAACCTTCCTCCGCGCGAAGAAGCCGATCATCTCTGGGAACAAGCTCGTCAAAATGCTCTCTGGCAATACAACCCTCATCCGAGCTCGACATTCTATCCAAATCTAGCATACCACTGTTACAGTTCGCCAACAGAAAACTTGTCTCCTCGTAGACTTTCACTGCTGCTCATGATATTGGCTGTTGGTTGTTTGGTTGACATTCCAAATCGCGAGCCAGATCACCCTGATGCTGAGAAGTACCATCAGCTCGCTCGTGCGAGCCTCTGCGAGATCCCTGTTATGGAAGAAACAAACGTAGAGACAATAACGGCTCTTTTCTACGAAATATGGTATCTCTTGGTGTTCTCCGACAAAAAGAAGGCTGCAGGCTATGCATGGGGTCTGATGGGCCTCACCGCCAAGTTGGCCCAGAGT ATTGGACTAC ATCGAGGAAGTGGGAAGTCCAAGGTTATTCCGGAAGAGGTCGAAATACGCAGGTCTCTATTCTGGGAACTGCTTTATCTTGACGCGCGTCTG TCTTTGTCATTAGGTCGACCTCCTTCTCTGACATTCAGCCACACCGACTGTCCTCCACCGTCCTACACCCCAGATGATGATTGCAACCCAACAGAGAGTCTTCATTACT ATCAACAATGGAAGCATTCTTGTTACTCTAACTGCCTAGAGCCAGTATTGGATGCGATATCGAAGCCATCTCAGGCTTTGAACTATGATACTGTGCTAGACCTTGATAAACGGATTCGTGACTTCTCAATCCCTCCCCTTTTGCGAAACAAAGATATCCTTTCAAGGTCCATTGTCATGCAAAGAGCGTCTCTCTCCACTGCGCTAGAAGCTG TCCTCCTACAGCTTCACCGCCAGTTCTTTACCCGAGCACTCAGCGGGCCAGAAGTGGCATTTAATAGAAGGCATCAGTATGCACCATCAGTGGTGGCGGTCTTCCTCAGTGCCTCGCGCATGATAGCAAATGTACACGACCTCTACACCCGTGAGCCACTCTTGACTGCCCGAATCCTTGGCTACTGGTCCAACGCTTTTTCCGCCGCT GTCGCTTTGTGTCTACTGGTGTCCCGCGCGCCATTTACATGTCTATCTCCAGCTGCATTGCAAGAACTCGAAAGAGCTCGAATTCTATTCCGCGCGGCCAAGGATACATGTCCGCGGGCCTTGCAGGTGTTG CCGATGCTGGAAAAGATGATTGACAAAGCACGGTACATCTTTGATCAGTGGTCCACTGGTCAAGAGCTGCCCACGATTGTGCTTAGGCATATCACGGACGATACCACGGACCACCCAGACTCTGCCAATGGCATGCAAAATCACAACGGCACCATCGAACTGTCACATGCGAATAAATACGCTCGCCCGAATCAATATGCTCCGGCGACAGTATCACAACCGCAGTCCGATTCCTTCGTGAAATCACATCAAAGTCTAACGCAATGCATCGTCGAGGTACACCAGCGTGCAAAAGCATTATTCCCACTCAGAAAGCCATGCCAATGCTCTGTCAATACCCAAAGTTGTCCTCCCTCGCACTCGTGGAGTCCTGTTCCCAACATTGGCTCGCAGACATCGCCGGTTCTCCCGCCCGAGACTGTACCTATTACTGTAAATACCCCTAGGCTATCTCCCGCGCCTGGTCCCTTCTCTGCCAGTTTAACATCCAAGCTTGATATGAGCCCGCCGGGATTCCCAGCACAGAGGCAACCAATCTCCCGCCACCATGTACACTATCCGCCACAAGGTACTGGAGAAGGGCTTTACTCGAGCACTGTTCTTCCATCTGGCGGCCCATCCATCCCCCCGATACCCATGACTTTATCCCCTACGTCCAAAATGGCGGTCGTAGACactttgaactttgaactaGGGGCACTCCAATCATCGAGCGACCAAAATTGGATGGCCTTCTTCTGA
- a CDS encoding CCR4-NOT transcription complex subunit 8, with protein MTGIRDVWAPNLEAEMRVIRDLIEHFPYVAMDTEFPGVVARPIGNFKTSSDYHYQTMRCNVDLLKIIQVGITLANEDGEFPQEISTWQFNFRFSLTDDMFTPDSVEQLQKAGIDFGRHEEFGILPNDFAELMITSGMVLSHDTKWISFHSGYDFGYFVKLLTAESLPTNEDAFFSLLKIWFPTVYDIKFLMRASKALKGGLQEVADDLGVMRISTGQHEQTGSDSLLTASTFFKMREIYFDDHIDDAEYSGKLYGLGQTFSMSNGLTDPARGGVTIAEREDRGSVRDAHNQTPGPNNGSSQQTQPTSMTLGPMTAGIQSAMTPGGYGSMNNGPQAYMRTMVGGGR; from the exons ATGACGGGAATACGCGACGTATGGGCGCCTAATCTAGAGGCGGAAATGAGGGTCATCCGCGATCTGATAGAACATTTCCCGTATGTCGCAATG GACACCGAATTTCCGGGAGTCGTCGCTCGTCCAATAGGAAACTTTAAGACTTCCTCGGACTACCATTATCAAACTATGCGGTGTAATGTTGACCTGCTCAAGATCATTCAAGTTGGTATCACGCTGGCGAACGAGGACGGGGAGTTTCCACAGGAAATCTCAACATGGCAGTTTAATTTTCGATTCAGTTTGAC TGATGATATGTTCACGCCTGACTCCGTGGAACAATTGCAAAAAGCTGGTATCGATTTCGGACGCCATGAGGAATTTGGGATCCTTCCCAATGATTTCGCCGAACTTATGATTACGTCGGGCATGGTGCTATCGCACGATACAAAATGGATATCTTTCCACAG CGGCTATGATTTCGGATATTTCGTGAAACTTTTGACAGCGGAATCTCTACCGACAAACGAAGATGCCTTCTTTTCACTTCTCAAAATATGGTTTCCCACCGTTTACGACATCAAGTTCCTGATGAGGGCGTCTAAGGCCCTCAAAGGTGGCTTGCAAGAAGTTGCAGACGACCTCGGC GTCATGCGCATCAGCACGGGTCAGCATGAGCAAACTGGCTCTGACTCTCTCCTGACAGCTTCAACTTTCTTCAAGATGCGAGAAATTTACTTCGATGATCACATTGATGACGCAGAGTATTCAGGGAAGCTATACGGTCTTGGACAAACCTTCTCGATGTCAAATGGGTTGACTGATCCCGCAAGAGGAGGGGTTACGATCGCCGAGAGAGAAGACAGAGGTTCAGTAAGGGACGCTCACAACCAAACACCTGGACCCAACAATGGTAGCAGCCAGCAAACACAGCCGACGTCGATGACGTTGGGTCCTATGACAGCTGGTATACAATCTGCCATGACACCTGGTGGATATGGCTCCATGAACAATGGACCACAAGCATACATGCGGACGATGGTAGGGGGAGGGCGTTAA